One segment of Carya illinoinensis cultivar Pawnee chromosome 1, C.illinoinensisPawnee_v1, whole genome shotgun sequence DNA contains the following:
- the LOC122310720 gene encoding F-box/kelch-repeat protein At3g61590-like, protein MEGESSWINHRLDDISEEIGEFDSFSEFNDEGNNEATAVSLELILPNDLLERILAYLPIASICRAGCVCKRWNEIVSSNRFLWNFSHVPSQKPWYFMFTGSGEPNGYAYDPILRKWYGIELPHIRAPDWFIASSCGLVGFMDNDSRSELYICNPITKRHKKLEEPPGWKFSDYSALAISVNRISHGYLITVVKSKQVPGNFFQWDISIHIYDSETILWTTSLTEVLTGWRGGDESVICNDVLYFLIYSTGSGAPANRHGLVAYNLSSRSSHGLLDRCFIPVPCALTCGRLMNLKGKLAMVGGIGRHDRADIIKGIGIWVLNGREWQEIARMPHKFFQGFGEFDDVFASGGTDDLIYIQSYGAPVLLIFDMNQKQWKWSQKCPVTKRFPLQLFSGFCFEPRLGIAP, encoded by the coding sequence ATGGAGGGAGAATCATCGTGGATCAACCATCGCCTTGATGACATCTCTGAAGAGATTGGAGAGTTTGACTCATTCTCAGAGTTTAATGATGAAGGCAATAACGAAGCTACTGCAGTTTCTCTGGAGTTGATCCTGCCTAATGACCTGTTGGAACGGATCCTAGCCTATCTCCCGATTGCAAGCATTTGTAGAGCAGGTTGTGTGTGTAAAAGATGGAATGAGATTGTTAGTTCAAATAGGTTTCTATGGAACTTTTCACATGTACCATCACAAAAACCATGGTATTTCATGTTTACTGGCTCTGGTGAACCCAATGGTTATGCATATGATCCGATCCTTCGGAAGTGGTATGGCATTGAACTCCCCCACATCAGGGCACCCGATTGGTTCATTGCTTCATCGTGCGGATTGGTTGGCTTCATGGACAATGACAGTAGAAGCGAGCTTTATATCTGTAACCCTATTACCAAGCGCCACAAGAAGCTCGAGGAGCCCCCAGGTTGGAAGTTTTCTGATTACAGTGCCCTTGCAATCTCAGTGAACAGGATATCACATGGTTATCTCATCACAGTAGTGAAATCTAAGCAAGTCCCCGGAAATTTTTTCCAATGGGATATCTCAATTCATATTTATGATTCAGAAACGATTTTGTGGACAACCTCTTTGACAGAGGTTTTAACAGGTTGGAGAGGTGGTGATGAAAGTGTGATCTGCAATGATGTTTTGTACTTTTTGATTTACTCAACTGGGAGTGGTGCACCGGCAAATCGTCATGGCCTAGTCGCATACAACCTCTCTAGCCGCTCTTCCCATGGTTTATTGGATAGGTGTTTTATTCCAGTACCTTGTGCTCTTACATGTGGCCGTCTAATGAACCTAAAGGGAAAACTGGCGATGGTGGGAGGAATTGGCAGACATGATCGGGCTGACATAATTAAGGGAATTGGCATCTGGGTTCTAAATGGGAGGGAGTGGCAAGAGATTGCACGTATGCCTCATAAGTTTTTCCAGGGATTTGGGGAGTTTGATGATGTTTTTGCTAGCGGTGGTACAGATGATCTCATATACATCCAGAGCTATGGAGCTCCAGTACTTCTTATATTTGATATGAACCAGAAGCAATGGAAATGGTCGCAGAAGTGCCCTGTGACAAAGAGGTTCCCACTTCAGCTCTTTTCTGGTTTTTGCTTTGAGCCCAGGCTTGGAATTGCTCCATAA